One part of the Malus sylvestris chromosome 2, drMalSylv7.2, whole genome shotgun sequence genome encodes these proteins:
- the LOC126601691 gene encoding uncharacterized protein LOC126601691, with protein sequence MMMKVACSLMLDKCVINHLWGHAVLAAVYLINRVPNRVLVFQTPLDMLQKHVYLVSVSKLPPNMFGCIAYVHVYLISGVNLMHVLSNVYLLELGTEPIMLRDTDQSAIDSDWSPIILETISTDNRSDVPNELSVSMSDELPSDDRLPAFGMSNELLDDGSSNDDSFNSLVQDGDIHELHDALSDLKWVNAMKVEMEVLENNSTWDLISLPNGKKVVGCRWVFTIKHKTDGSIDWYKARLVAKGYTQTYGVDY encoded by the exons atgatGATGAAGGTTGCTTGCTCCTTGATGCTGGATAAATGTGTTATTAATCATTTGTGGGGTCATGCTGTTTTGGCTGCTGTGTATTTGATAAATCGTGTTCCAAATAGGGTTCTTGTTTTTCAGACACCGCTTGATATgttacaaaaacatgtttatcTTGTTTCTGTATCAAAACTTCCTCCGAATATGTTTGGGTGTATTGCGTATGTGCATGTTTATCTTATCAgcggagtaaacttgatgcatgtgctctcCAATGTGTAtttattgg AGTTGGGGACAGAACCTATTATGTTGCGTGATACTGATCAGTCAGCTATAGATAGTGATTGGTCACCTATCATTCTCGAAACTATTTCTACTGATAACAGATCAGATGTGCCCAACGAGTTGTCTGTTAGTATGTCTGATGAATTACCTTCTGATGATCGGTTGCCTGCTTTTGGTATGTCTAACGAGTTGCTTGATGATGGTTCGTCCAATGATGATTCTTTTAacagtttggtacaagatggtgaCATACATGAG TTGCACGATGCTTTGTCTGaccttaagtgggttaatgccatGAAAGTTGAGATGGAAGTCTTGGAAAATAATTCTACTTGGGATTTGATTTCTTTACCAAACGGGAAGAAGGTTGTTGGATGTAGATGGGTGTTCACTATTAAGCACAAAACAGATGGTTCTATTGACTGGTATAAAGCtagattagttgctaagggttatactcaaacctatggggtGGACTATTAG